From Selenomonas sp. AB3002, one genomic window encodes:
- a CDS encoding sigma-70 family RNA polymerase sigma factor, producing MNNEFSEVCRTCFRPIYNYVYARVLRRETAEDITQDSFAYALAHWGNYDAARGSHLAYLYRIAASRLADHFRKAYLQREVPAEDVLEIADGAAAAFPPAGDDTLKNPVNRQVENILQRLTDKEREFLSLRYGMELSNPEIAALLGISEKAVSERYRRLLAKCCRIQKEG from the coding sequence GTGAACAACGAATTTTCTGAGGTTTGCCGAACTTGTTTCCGCCCTATATACAACTACGTTTACGCCAGGGTACTGAGGCGCGAAACGGCAGAAGACATCACTCAAGACAGCTTTGCTTATGCGCTGGCTCACTGGGGAAATTACGATGCAGCTCGCGGCAGCCACCTTGCTTATCTGTACCGTATTGCTGCCAGCCGCCTGGCAGACCATTTCCGCAAAGCCTATTTGCAACGGGAGGTGCCGGCAGAGGATGTTCTGGAAATCGCCGACGGAGCTGCAGCGGCATTTCCCCCGGCCGGGGACGACACGCTGAAAAATCCCGTCAACCGGCAGGTGGAAAATATTTTGCAGCGGCTTACGGACAAAGAACGTGAGTTCCTGAGCCTTCGCTACGGCATGGAGCTGTCGAACCCGGAAATCGCGGCTCTCCTGGGCATCAGCGAGAAAGCGGTAAGCGAACGTTATCGTCGCCTTTTGGCCAAATGTTGCAGGATACAAAAAGAAGGATAA